The following proteins are encoded in a genomic region of Chelmon rostratus isolate fCheRos1 chromosome 3, fCheRos1.pri, whole genome shotgun sequence:
- the g3bp2a gene encoding ras GTPase-activating protein-binding protein 2 isoform X1 yields the protein MVMEKPSPLLVGREFVRQYYTLLNKAPDFLHRFYGRNSSYVHGGLDPNGKLAEAVYGQAEIHKKVMSLQFSECHTKIRHVDAHATLSDGVVVQVLGELSNNGQPMRKFMQTFVLAPEGSVANKFYVHNDIFRYEDEVFGDSEAELDEESEEEVEEEPEERQPSPEPLQESPNSTTYYEPHPVTNGVEEPMEEPAPEPEPEPEPEPKVEEIKPEADEKVLEEMEEKAPSPVPVESPPNTQEPPKTFSWASVTSKNLPPTGTVTSSGISPHVVKAPSSQPRVEAKPETQTAPLRPRDQRTRDRPAFTPRGPRPDGVASSESQTGKPHLSFVNKGGRGEAESGDMDNRRIVRYPDSHQLFVGNLPHDIDESELKDFFMTYGNVVELRINTKGVGGKLPNFGFVVFDDSDPVQRILGAKVEGPIMFRGEVRLNVEEKKTRAVRERETRGGTDERRDMRRNDRGPGGSRGIVGSGMMRERDGRGPPPRGGMAPKPGMGSGRGSGGQGEGRFTTQRR from the exons ATGGTGATGGAGAAGCCAAGTCCCCTGCTTGTAGGGCGGGAGTTTGTGAGGCAGTATTACACACTCTTAAACAAGGCACCGGATTTCCTGCACAG GTTTTATGGGAGGAATTCTTCCTATGTTCATGGAGGACTTGACCCAAATGGGAAGCTGGCAGAAGCAGTGTACGGGCAAGCG GAAATCCACAAGAAGGTCATGTCCCTGCAGTTTAGTGAATGCCACACAAAGATCAGACATGTGGATGCTCATGCCACACTGAGTGATGGAGTGGTGGTGCAAGTCCTTGGAGAACTGTCCAACAATGGTCAGCCGATGAGGAAGTTCATGCAAACTTTTGTGCTCGCTCCAGAG GGTTCCGTTGCAAACAAGTTCTATGTCCACAATGACATCTTCCGTTATGAGGACGAGGTTTTTGGAGACTCAGAAGCTGAGCTTGATGAGG AATCAGAGGAAGAAGTTGAAGAGGAGCCAGAAGAGAGGCAGCCATCCCCTGAACCACTTCAAGAAAGCCCCAACAGCACCACCTATTACGAACCCCACCCTGTCAC TAACGGAGTAGAGGAGCCCATGGAAGAGCCAGCTCCAGAACCCGAGCCGGAGCCTGAACCGGAGCCCAAAGTAGAGGAGATAAAGCCTGAAGCAGATGAGAAGGTTctggaagagatggaggagaaagcACCTTCACCGGTCCCTGTGGAGTCTCCACCAAACACCCAGGAGCCTCCCAAG ACTTTCTCGTGGGCCTCGGTGACCAGTAAAAACCTGCCTCCTACCGGCACAGTCACCTCCTCTGGAATCTCACCCCATGTTGTGAAAGCTCCAAGCTCACAG CCCAGAGTTGAAGCCAAGCCGGAGACACAGACGGCACCTCTTCGTCCCAGAGACCAGCGCACACGCGACAGACCGGCCTTCACCCCGCGGGGCCCCAGACCCG ATGGTGTTGCATCCTCGGAGtcacaaacaggaaaaccaCACTTGAGTTTTGTTAACAAAG GTGGCCGGGGAGAAGCTGAATCCGGTGACATGGACAACAGGCGGATTGTCCGCTACCCAGACAGCCATCAGCTTTTTGTTGGCAACCTCCCACACGACATTGATGAGAGCGAGCTCAAAGATTTCTTTATGA CATATGGAAATGTTGTGGAGCTGCGGATCAATACCAAGGGCGTTGGTGGGAAGCTGCCCAACTTTGGATTTGTGGTCTTTGACGACTCTGATCCTGTGCAAAGAATCCTGGGGGCCAAGGTAGAAGGG CCCATCATGTTTCGTGGCGAGGTACGTCTGaatgtggaggagaagaagacgagGGCGGTGCGTGAACGAGAGACCCGCGGCGGAACAGACGAGCGTCGGGACATGAGGCGCAACGACCGGGGCCCTGGAGGTTCGCGAGGCATCGTGGGAAGTGGAATGATGCGTGAACGCGACGGGAGGGGACCGCCGCCTCGAGGCGGCATGGCCCCCAAGCCTGGAATGGGCTCCGGACGAGGCTCTGGAGGCCAGGGAGAGGGTCGCTTCACAACCCAGCGCCGCTGA
- the g3bp2a gene encoding ras GTPase-activating protein-binding protein 2 isoform X2: MVMEKPSPLLVGREFVRQYYTLLNKAPDFLHRFYGRNSSYVHGGLDPNGKLAEAVYGQAEIHKKVMSLQFSECHTKIRHVDAHATLSDGVVVQVLGELSNNGQPMRKFMQTFVLAPEGSVANKFYVHNDIFRYEDEVFGDSEAELDEESEEEVEEEPEERQPSPEPLQESPNSTTYYEPHPVTNGVEEPMEEPAPEPEPEPEPEPKVEEIKPEADEKVLEEMEEKAPSPVPVESPPNTQEPPKTFSWASVTSKNLPPTGTVTSSGISPHVVKAPSSQPRVEAKPETQTAPLRPRDQRTRDRPAFTPRGPRPDGVASSESQTGKPHLSFVNKGGRGEAESGDMDNRRIVRYPDSHQLFVGNLPHDIDESELKDFFMTYGNVVELRINTKGVGGKLPNFGFVVFDDSDPVQRILGAKPIMFRGEVRLNVEEKKTRAVRERETRGGTDERRDMRRNDRGPGGSRGIVGSGMMRERDGRGPPPRGGMAPKPGMGSGRGSGGQGEGRFTTQRR, translated from the exons ATGGTGATGGAGAAGCCAAGTCCCCTGCTTGTAGGGCGGGAGTTTGTGAGGCAGTATTACACACTCTTAAACAAGGCACCGGATTTCCTGCACAG GTTTTATGGGAGGAATTCTTCCTATGTTCATGGAGGACTTGACCCAAATGGGAAGCTGGCAGAAGCAGTGTACGGGCAAGCG GAAATCCACAAGAAGGTCATGTCCCTGCAGTTTAGTGAATGCCACACAAAGATCAGACATGTGGATGCTCATGCCACACTGAGTGATGGAGTGGTGGTGCAAGTCCTTGGAGAACTGTCCAACAATGGTCAGCCGATGAGGAAGTTCATGCAAACTTTTGTGCTCGCTCCAGAG GGTTCCGTTGCAAACAAGTTCTATGTCCACAATGACATCTTCCGTTATGAGGACGAGGTTTTTGGAGACTCAGAAGCTGAGCTTGATGAGG AATCAGAGGAAGAAGTTGAAGAGGAGCCAGAAGAGAGGCAGCCATCCCCTGAACCACTTCAAGAAAGCCCCAACAGCACCACCTATTACGAACCCCACCCTGTCAC TAACGGAGTAGAGGAGCCCATGGAAGAGCCAGCTCCAGAACCCGAGCCGGAGCCTGAACCGGAGCCCAAAGTAGAGGAGATAAAGCCTGAAGCAGATGAGAAGGTTctggaagagatggaggagaaagcACCTTCACCGGTCCCTGTGGAGTCTCCACCAAACACCCAGGAGCCTCCCAAG ACTTTCTCGTGGGCCTCGGTGACCAGTAAAAACCTGCCTCCTACCGGCACAGTCACCTCCTCTGGAATCTCACCCCATGTTGTGAAAGCTCCAAGCTCACAG CCCAGAGTTGAAGCCAAGCCGGAGACACAGACGGCACCTCTTCGTCCCAGAGACCAGCGCACACGCGACAGACCGGCCTTCACCCCGCGGGGCCCCAGACCCG ATGGTGTTGCATCCTCGGAGtcacaaacaggaaaaccaCACTTGAGTTTTGTTAACAAAG GTGGCCGGGGAGAAGCTGAATCCGGTGACATGGACAACAGGCGGATTGTCCGCTACCCAGACAGCCATCAGCTTTTTGTTGGCAACCTCCCACACGACATTGATGAGAGCGAGCTCAAAGATTTCTTTATGA CATATGGAAATGTTGTGGAGCTGCGGATCAATACCAAGGGCGTTGGTGGGAAGCTGCCCAACTTTGGATTTGTGGTCTTTGACGACTCTGATCCTGTGCAAAGAATCCTGGGGGCCAAG CCCATCATGTTTCGTGGCGAGGTACGTCTGaatgtggaggagaagaagacgagGGCGGTGCGTGAACGAGAGACCCGCGGCGGAACAGACGAGCGTCGGGACATGAGGCGCAACGACCGGGGCCCTGGAGGTTCGCGAGGCATCGTGGGAAGTGGAATGATGCGTGAACGCGACGGGAGGGGACCGCCGCCTCGAGGCGGCATGGCCCCCAAGCCTGGAATGGGCTCCGGACGAGGCTCTGGAGGCCAGGGAGAGGGTCGCTTCACAACCCAGCGCCGCTGA
- the LOC121604179 gene encoding group XIIA secretory phospholipase A2-like, which yields MNYSSYICVLLVGLSCSRCPSHVSASKSEPDTADWMTTLKTLHDGIKTMDTFLDVARNVFDGDGGPCRYRCADGYKPVPRPGYKQPPPNGCGSPMFGFQFDIGIPSLNKCCNQHDRCYDTCGREKHDCDGELQLCLKNVCRDVQNALGFDQSVQGCDSTVNLLLEAVKHLGCKLYLNSQKESCVCPYEERSEL from the exons ATGAACTACAGCAGCTACATCTGCGTGCTTCTGGTGGGTTTGTCCTGTTCCAGATGTCCCTCACATGTGTCTGCCAGTAAAAGTGAGCCGGACACTGCGGACTGGATGACGACTCTGAAAACTCTCCATGACGGAATAAAGACGATGGACACTTTCTTGGATGTTGCTCGAAATGTCTTTGATGGCGATGGCGGCCCGTGCCGTTACAGGTGTGCCGATG GTTACAAGCCGGTGCCTCGTCCCGGGTACAAGCAGCCTCCGCCCAATGGATGTGGCTCCCCCATGTTTGGATTTCAG tttgacatAGGCATCCCGTCCCTGAACAAATGCTGTAACCAACACGACCGCTGCTATGACACCTGCGGCCGTGAGAAGCACGACTGCGATGGGGAGCTCCAGCTCTGTCTCAAGAACGTCTGCAGGGATGTGCAAAATGCTCTGGGATTCGACCAGAGTGTCCAAG GTTGTGATTCAACAGTGAATCTACTATTAGAAGCTGTGAAGCACTTGGGTTGTAAGTTGTACCTGAACAGCCAGAAGgagtcctgtgtgtgtccgtATGAAGAGAGGAGTGAACTGTGA